The Lewinellaceae bacterium DNA window TTCTTCTCAATACGCTGCAGCATCAAATCATCGGCAGCCACGCTGGGTTGCGTCTCCAGGGACCGGGCATAAACTTCTTCAAACGTATAGGTGGTGGGATCCGCAGCCGGGATGGATATGGTCGGACGAACGATATCAAATGGTTCTGAGGGATCTATTTGCAGCAGGTTTTTCAGATTGATCAGTGCCTGGGCAATGTTATTCTCGCTTGCAATGACATTTTGCTCATTGGTAGCTACCTGGGCATCAAGATCATACCGGTCATTGGGCGCTGCAGTCTCCGCGTCAATCATCTTCAACATCCGGTCAAGGTTTTGCTGGGCCAGGGCCAGTTGTTGACGATTGTTGTTCAGCCGTTCGTTTTCAAAAAGTATGTTCAGGTAAGCGATGACCACATCCAGGGCTACATCATTGGAAGTCTGCTGCTTGCGCACGTTGGCTTCCTGCATGGATAGACGGGCCTGCTCGATGGAAGTCTCAATGCGTCCTCCGGAATAAATAGGCATGTTTGAACTGATATTCCAGGTATTGAAGCCTGCATTGGTCGGCACGAAGTCGTTGGTTGTAGGGTCGATGTTACGACCGAAGTTGTAATTGAATCCCGACGAAGCACTTAAGTTCGGCAACCGGCTCCAGCGCGCTGCTTTAAGATCAACTTCCGCGCTTTCAATATTGATATCGGCTTGTTTGATCACCAGGTTCTTCTCCCGCGCGTAGTTCACGCATTCTTCCAAACCCCATTTTTTCTGGCTGAAGGCCGTGGTAGCCATTAGCAAAGTCGCCCCCAGGATGAAGATCAGGTTTTTCATGTATAATGGTTGTTTTTAGTCAACTGTATCAGGCGGGTCTTCAGTCACCCGGATCCGCAAAAATCCATATTGCTACTGAAGGTCCTACCATGTCCTGTCATGGATTTTAAAACCTCCCAATGATACGGACAGGTGTCTTAATGCAATAATAAAATCTATCAAGCTCGTGGATTTCCGGATGAACCGCTGGTAAACCGGGCAAAGTGTTCATTCCTGCCGATGAAAGGTGATCCCGTCAGCGAGCCTGACTCAGGATATAGGCGCGCAGGTCTTCCAATTGCTGGACGCTCATCTTCTCCGCCGTATATTGAGGCATATAGGCTTTCTTACCGGTTAGCGGAGAGGTACCCCACCGGACAACCTGGTAGATCGAATAGCGGTCGTAAACAAACAAATGTTTTTCCAGGAATCGAAAGGTCATCCGGGTATTGTCCAGCGCAAAGAATGAATAACGCTCATCTTCATGGCAATGGAGGCAGCTCAGTTCGTAGATGTATTTGCCATTCTCCGGATCGCCCTCGATACCGGGGGCACCTGCCTTACGGTCGTCCGGAGGAGCGATAAAGGTAGCCGGAGAAAAATCCAGATATTTTGAATGAATGAGTTCGCGGGCTGCCGTATTGTCCCCTTCACCGCGAAGGGCTTGCTGGATGGTTGCCAGTTCTTTCTCACTCAGATTGAGGTCCTTCATCCGGTAACCTAACGTCCAGAAATAAGCCAGTACTGACTCCATTTCCCAGGGCTCCAGCTCACGCCCCTGCGAACATTCGATGGCGCAGAGGTGGATGGCTTCGCGCAGACTTTTTCGCGCTGGTTCGACCAGATCACCGTATTTCTTGTAATAATCACCATTGTACCAGGACTTCTTGTTGACCGTCCCGTAAAAGGTGGTTCCCTGCAAAAAGTCCAATTCATTGGTACGGGCGTAATCCAGTCGTGCCTGAGGATCGGCAATGGTCAGATCCGGGTCTTCGCGGACCTGATTATGGCAGGAAGTACAGACAAAATGCCTGGATTGCTTGGTGGTGCGCCCTCCATCCGGGCGGGTGGTGATGCCGTACTTTACCAGTTCTTCCCCGCGTTTCGCCGATGCCCCGGTAACGCTCATATCCGGGCGGTTGGGTGATGACGGCTCTCCCAGGAGGCCCAGAATGACGGCCACCTCCGCATCATCGGCAACCACCGGAGTTTCCGGTGCGGATGAGGCGATGATCGCCAGTAACCCAATCAGTACGAATCCTGTGATAATACCGTATCGCATCACTTCACAATATTTTAAACAGGCGTGAAATGGTAAAACCCAGCCGGAACTCGCCCTTTTTCCAGGCTTTGCGGGTATAGGGTATGAAGTCCGTCTCGGCGATTCCGGTTGCATTGGTCAGGTTAATCTGGAAAACATGGCCACCGGTTTCGATCTCCACGCCAACGCCTAATGGCATATAATAATCATTGTCAGGAGTGCGCAGTGAGGATATCGGATAGGCAGCATCGAGTAATACAGCCAGGGACTTACTTACTTTAAGCCGTGATGCAAGCCCAACAGACCAGATATCATTTTCATCTCCGAAAGTGACAATATTGCGGTGAGTCCAACCCGCATTCAGCTGTACTGAAAAGCCAGGTGTGAAGCGTCGCGCTACCAGGACCTCACCATGGTACGAAAGCCGGTGTTTCACGGTCGCAAAATAATTGATGGCTGTCACATCATTGGATCTGGCCATGGTGGTAATGGAAGCCAGTCCATAGGCGGTGATGGATACGGGTACCGCTTCGTTTTGAGTGAGAATCCGGTATTTCACATTTCCGTGCAGCAGCTGGCGCAAAGGTCCGGAACCTTTCGTCCGGCCAATACCGATGGTTGCATTATTGGTGATGCCATAGTCAAATCCAATAAAAATGTCACTGGCGTCCTCCAGCCCGTAAAAGGTATTCCACCCGCCCAAAGGACCGGCTATATCGCCAAACCGGTGGCCTACCCGGAAATCCAACCGGTATTGTGCCACGGTTTCCACACTTTGGGTATTGATAACCCGGGTGTCCTGAAAGGTGCGTTCCTGGGCCAGCACCAGTGTGCTAAACCATCCAAAAAATCCTATGACGATCAACCATTTCCGCATATCATTCAGGATAAGCATTTGATACCCAGCAGGATATCAGGTCCAACTCCTCTAACGTAAGATCCTTTGGCCCCGGATTGTCGACCCAGTTGGGCGGCATGCCCACCTCTGGGTTGTCCTTCAGGTCCAGTACGTAATATTTGAACTCCGTATCTTTCAGGTAAGGTCGTAATGAGGTATAACTCGTGAAATCTCCTGGCGCTTTAGTCCCCGCAACGTGGCATCCGGAGATTGCACAGTTCTTGTCGATGATCGGCTTGATGGTCGTCTGATAGGTCGCCTGAGCGGTATCACAAAATGCGGGAGCTTCCGGTTCTGGCAATATGTCATAGGTGCAGCGGCCCCACATCGACGCCATCACAACTGCGACAATTAAGATCCAAAGGTGTCTCATACAACCTGCTTCGAATTGTAAAATTGGAAAATACGAGACACATAGACAACTATTCTCGTCCGATTAATGTTTAAATTTGCATTCTCGTAAACGATAAAAATTATACTGATATGTATCCGATAGAGTTAGTACGACCAATGTCTGCAGACCTGACCAATTATGGTTTTACCAGTCTCACGACAGCTGATGAGGTCGATGATATTCTGCAAAATGATGAAGGAACTACCCTTCTCGTTGTTAATTCTGTCTGCGGATGTGCTGCAGCCAATGCCCGGCCGGGAGCCAAGCTCGCTTTGCAAAACGGCACCAAACCAGACAAACTTTTTACGGTGTTTGCCGGCGTAGATCGTGAAGCTACCGAAAGGGCACGCGAATACCTCCTGCCCTACCCTCCGTCCAGTCCATCCATCGCTCTGTTTAAAGATGGCAAACTGGTCCACTTTCTGGAAAGACATCATATTGAAGGCCGTTCAGCGGAAATCATTGCCGCTAACCTGAAGATGGCTTTTGATGCTTACTGCTAATTAGGAAGGCTATATATGTTGGTGCATTTATGGGTCGAAACACTGAATTCCATAAATGCATCAACCCTTGTAACCGCTTATTCTTCCGTACTTACCCATTCCCATTTTCCATCCACCATGGTTCGCATGATTCTGGCGTCGCGGATTGACTCCGGAGCAATGTTCAACAGATTGCGGTCAATCAGGACCAGGTCTGCGAGATAACCGGGCTGCAAACTTCCGACGCGGTCTTCCATTTTGCATGCATAGGCGCCTCCGGAAGTGTAAGCCCGCAAGGCCTGTTCGACGGATATCTTTTGCTCCGGCACCCATCCTTCCGGGTTATTACCATCAAGTGTGCGCCGGGTGGCTGCGGCATAGATACCTGCCAGCACATCCGGCGGAGCAACGAACCAGTCGCTTCCGAAGGCCACATGGGCTCCGGCGTCCAGTAACGATCGGAAGGCATAGGTCATTTTGATCCGCTCCGGACCGATGACTTTTTCTGCCCAGCATCCATCATCGATGGCATGGTAAGGCTGCATGCTGGCAACCGTTCCCGTGGAGATAATCTTTTGGATTAGCGAGTCATTCAGATGCTGGGCATGTTCAATACGAAAACGGCGGTCACGCATGCCATTGACCGCATCCAGTTTACCGTAGATACCCAGCAAAATGGCATTCGCCCGGTCACCAATGGCATGGACGATCACATGCAGTCCGGCCTGATCGGCATGGGTTATCCAATCTTCCAGGTCTTCTTCTGTATT harbors:
- a CDS encoding TolC family protein — encoded protein: MKNLIFILGATLLMATTAFSQKKWGLEECVNYAREKNLVIKQADINIESAEVDLKAARWSRLPNLSASSGFNYNFGRNIDPTTNDFVPTNAGFNTWNISSNMPIYSGGRIETSIEQARLSMQEANVRKQQTSNDVALDVVIAYLNILFENERLNNNRQQLALAQQNLDRMLKMIDAETAAPNDRYDLDAQVATNEQNVIASENNIAQALINLKNLLQIDPSEPFDIVRPTISIPAADPTTYTFEEVYARSLETQPSVAADDLMLQRIEKNIDMAKASYLPTFGIGVGLSSNYSTLAKTVGGFTTTYISQTVIIDNTPITVQFPSAEAVDITKTPYFNQLNQNLGLGAGVQLNIPIFSRGQKTSDIRQAELQVENTRLNIEQNRNNLKVTVQNAVADAKAAQKAYQASEKTLNALQVAYDNTNRRYELGAANNYELLESKNRLEQGTNNFSIAKFDYLFKLKVVDYYLGKPLKLD
- a CDS encoding c-type cytochrome — translated: MRYGIITGFVLIGLLAIIASSAPETPVVADDAEVAVILGLLGEPSSPNRPDMSVTGASAKRGEELVKYGITTRPDGGRTTKQSRHFVCTSCHNQVREDPDLTIADPQARLDYARTNELDFLQGTTFYGTVNKKSWYNGDYYKKYGDLVEPARKSLREAIHLCAIECSQGRELEPWEMESVLAYFWTLGYRMKDLNLSEKELATIQQALRGEGDNTAARELIHSKYLDFSPATFIAPPDDRKAGAPGIEGDPENGKYIYELSCLHCHEDERYSFFALDNTRMTFRFLEKHLFVYDRYSIYQVVRWGTSPLTGKKAYMPQYTAEKMSVQQLEDLRAYILSQAR
- a CDS encoding BrxA/BrxB family bacilliredoxin; this encodes MYPIELVRPMSADLTNYGFTSLTTADEVDDILQNDEGTTLLVVNSVCGCAAANARPGAKLALQNGTKPDKLFTVFAGVDREATERAREYLLPYPPSSPSIALFKDGKLVHFLERHHIEGRSAEIIAANLKMAFDAYC